In Xenorhabdus nematophila ATCC 19061, one DNA window encodes the following:
- the dapA gene encoding 4-hydroxy-tetrahydrodipicolinate synthase: protein MLSSEHSDFTGSIVALITPMDSTGQIDKGSLKKLVDYHIASGTSAIVSVGTTGECATLSHDEHVDVVLTTLEMVDGRIPVIAGTGANATAEAISLTNCFENTGVMGCLSVTPYYNRPSQEGLYLHYKSIAENTDLPQILYNVPSRTGCDLLPPTVARLAELKNIVAIKEATGNLSRVSQIQELVNDENFILLSGDDVNFVDFMQLGGKGVISVTANVAAAEMAQMCELAQQGEFLKARRLNSRLMKLHHQLFVEPSPTPAKWACRQLGLIADDTLRLPMIPLTKEGQISVGNTLKAAGLL, encoded by the coding sequence ATGCTGAGTAGTGAACATTCTGATTTTACGGGCAGTATAGTTGCATTGATAACACCAATGGATTCTACTGGTCAGATCGATAAAGGCAGTTTGAAAAAATTGGTTGATTATCATATCGCCAGTGGCACATCTGCAATAGTGTCTGTTGGCACAACGGGGGAATGTGCAACACTCAGCCATGATGAGCATGTTGATGTCGTACTGACAACCCTGGAAATGGTGGATGGACGCATTCCTGTGATTGCGGGGACAGGGGCAAATGCGACGGCTGAAGCCATTTCGCTGACTAATTGTTTCGAAAACACGGGCGTCATGGGTTGCCTGTCAGTGACACCTTATTATAATAGACCGTCACAAGAAGGCTTATATCTGCATTATAAATCGATAGCTGAGAATACTGACTTACCACAAATTCTGTATAATGTGCCGTCTCGTACCGGATGTGATTTACTGCCACCGACTGTCGCTCGCTTGGCGGAATTGAAAAATATTGTTGCAATTAAGGAAGCAACGGGGAACTTAAGCCGTGTCAGTCAGATCCAAGAACTGGTTAATGATGAAAATTTCATTTTGCTGAGTGGTGATGATGTCAATTTTGTCGATTTCATGCAGCTTGGTGGCAAAGGTGTTATTTCTGTGACGGCGAATGTTGCAGCCGCGGAAATGGCACAGATGTGCGAATTGGCGCAACAGGGTGAATTTTTGAAGGCCCGCCGTTTGAACAGCCGACTGATGAAATTGCATCATCAATTATTTGTTGAACCTAGCCCGACGCCAGCCAAATGGGCTTGCCGTCAATTGGGGTTGATTGCCGATGACACACTGCGTTTGCCAATGATTCCGCTAACAAAGGAAGGGCAGATTTCAGTTGGCAATACCTTGAAAGCGGCTGGATTACTGTAA
- a CDS encoding glycine cleavage system transcriptional repressor, with protein sequence MPTSEQHFLVITSLGTDRPGIVNTITRLVSTCGCNIEDSRLAMFGEEFTFIMLLSGSWNSITLIESALPQKGAELDLLIVMKRTRCGVQTKFPSTVTVKVDVDDSPGIVERFTSLFTAQNLNIAELVSKTHSAEEKTPARLQIQITGHHPLDDKGTLFKETFYRLCKELNAQGVISVQDHLKS encoded by the coding sequence TTGCCAACATCAGAACAACACTTTTTAGTGATCACTTCTCTCGGTACAGATCGTCCCGGCATCGTCAATACCATTACCCGTCTTGTCAGTACATGCGGCTGTAATATTGAAGACAGCCGCCTAGCAATGTTTGGCGAAGAATTTACCTTTATCATGTTGCTATCCGGTAGCTGGAATTCAATTACGCTGATCGAATCTGCTCTGCCACAAAAAGGTGCAGAACTGGATCTGCTCATTGTGATGAAAAGAACCCGGTGTGGTGTCCAGACAAAATTTCCTTCGACTGTTACCGTCAAAGTTGATGTCGATGATTCTCCGGGAATCGTTGAGCGTTTTACCAGCCTATTCACTGCTCAAAATCTTAATATTGCTGAACTGGTATCAAAAACTCACTCTGCCGAAGAAAAAACACCTGCCCGCTTACAAATTCAAATTACCGGTCACCACCCATTGGATGACAAGGGCACGCTATTTAAAGAAACCTTTTATCGACTGTGTAAAGAACTCAATGCGCAAGGCGTGATTAGTGTGCAAGACCATTTAAAATC